GTCGATGGCGAAGGCGGCCACGGTGCGCTCGTGCACCGGCCCCTCTTCGGGGTAGAACTCCTGCGAGCCCATCCGGAACGTCCCACCATCGAGTCGAACCATGTCGTCCACGAGCACGCGACACCACCCTTCGTCCCTGGGCGTGCGCCCACGTATCGACAGGAGCCCAGCGTGGCGGCACGCTGCGGACCCGTCAATGGGTGGAGACTGAACGCAACCGCGCGAAGGTCAGTGCGCTGCGCGCTGTCGAGCGAAGAAGTCGAGCAGCACCGCGGCGCACTCCTCCTCACGGACGCCGCCGACGACCTCGGCCCGATGGATCGACTGTCGATCGCGCACGATGTCCCACACCGAGCCGCAGGCGCCCATCTTCGGGTCCCACGCACCCAGGACGACCCGCGGCACCCGGGAGGCGACCACCGCGCCGGCGCACATCGGGCAGGGCTCGAGTGTGACGACGAGAGTGCACCCGGTCAGGCGCCACTCCCCCTTCGCCTCCGCTGCCGCGCGAAGGGCGACCACCTCGGCGTGGCCGGTGGGGTCCCCGTCGCGCTCGCGGGTGTTCCTCCCTTCGCCGATGATCGCTCCGTCCGCATCGACGACGAGGGCCCCGACCGGGATGTCCCCGTCGGCAACGGCCGACGTCCCGAGCTGGAGGGCACGGTCCATCCACGCCTCCTCGGCGGGTCGCTGCGGACGGGTCGGGTCGTGGCTCACCCCTACAGTCTCCCGCACGGTAGGTTCGGGCCCATGCGCGTCACCGTCCCCGACCACCCACTCATCGCCCACAAGCTGACCTACCTGCGGAAGAAGGACACCGACAGCCCGACCTTCCGCCGGCTCGCCGAGGAGCTGGTGACGCTCCTGGCGTACGAGGCGACCCGGGAGGTGCGCTGCGAGCCCTTCGACATCGAGACGCCCGTCGGTCCGACGACCGGGCTGAAGTTGTCGACACCGAAGCCGCTCGTGGTGCCGATCCTGCGTGCCGGGCTCGGGATGCTGGAGGGCATGGTCCGGTTGCTGCCGACCGCCGAGGTCGGGTTCCTCGGGATGCTGCGCAACGAGGAGACGCTCGAGGCGGTCACCTATGCCAACCGACTGCCCGACGACCTCTCGGGGCGGCAGTGCTATGTCATCGACCCGATGCTCGCCACCGGCGGCACCCTGGCGATGTCGATCCGGTACCTCGTCGAGCGGGGGGCCGACGACATCACGGCCGTCACGCTCATCGCGGCGCCCGAGGGCATCGACGCGCTCGAGCGGGATCTCGGTGAGCTGGACGTGCCGATCCGTCTGGTCACCGGCGCCGTCGACGAGAAGCTCGACGCGAACGGCTACATCGTCCCCGGACTCGGCGACGCCGGCGACCGCCTCTACGGCATCGTCTAGGTTGACTTCGAGACGTCCCGCCCCGAGGTCCGAGTCCGCGCAGTGGGCCAACCCGGCCGAGCCGGGCGCGGCGCGCCCACAGCGACTGCCTCACCTGTCCCACTGGACACATCTGCAACACTGGAACGTCCCCCTGCGCCCTCGCGGGCCCAGCCGCCCGAAGACGGAGTCGAACGACCCATGAACACGCCACCGATCAAGAAGATCGTCCTCTGGCTGGTCACGATCTTCCTCCTCTACGCGATCCTGACCTCCCCCACCGACGCCGCCGACATGGTCGGCACCGCCTGGGGGATCCTGGGCAACGGCGTGGAGAACATCGGTCGCTTCTTCGACTCACTGATCAGCAGGTAGACCCGTGTCGGCGCGCGTCGACGAGGGCGGTGTCCAGCGCTACCTGCTCCCCGGCGAGACACCGGCCGCGGAGATCCGCTACCACCCGATCGTCCTGCTCAAGCCGGCCCTGGTCGTCCTGGCGGCCACGGTCGTCGCGCTGTGGCTGGACCTGTCGGTCAGCATCGCCCACAGCGGGATGCTGAAGTACGTGTGGCTCCTGTGGATCATCGCCTGCCTCTGGGCCGCTTGGCAGTGGATCGAGTGGCGTCACACCCAGGTCGTGGCCACGGACAAGCGCATCGTCCTCTTCGAGGGGTGGATCAACCACAAGGTCTCGATGATGCCGCTGAAGAAGGTCACCGACATGGGGTACAAGCGCTCCCTGCTCGGCCGCGTCCTCGGCTACGGCACCTTCATCCTCGAGAGCGCCGGTCAGGACCAGGCGCTGTCGCAGATCTCCTTCGTCCCGAACCCGGACGACAACTACCGGGCGATCTGCGCCGTCGTCTTCGGTCTGACCGACCCGACCCGCGACGATGACGACGATCCGGCGTGGGAGACCTCGCAACAGGCGGGCGCGGGTGACGATGACGACTCCTGGCCGCAGATGAGGGGCCACGCCTCGATCTACCGCAGCCGCGACCTCGTGCAGCGGGACCGGGACGCCGACACCGGTGAGCTGCCGCCGTACGACCCGTACGGCTCCTGACCCGACTCGCGCCCGCGCACTGCGGACGAGCAGGACGCGACTGCCCCCGCAGTTGCGAGCGGGCGCCGCTGCGGGTCCGCGACTGTGGGTGGAGGCCGGGGCGTGGGGGGAGATGACGGGGTGGGGGACGAGAGAGACATGACGAGGGGCGGCGCCCACCCGATCGGGTGGGCGCCGCCCCTCGTGTGGTGTGCTCCGGTCAGAGCGACCTGAGGATGTCCCCGACGCGCTCCTTGGCATCACCGAAGAGCATCTGGGTGTTCTCCTTGAAGAACAGCGGGTTCTGCACCCCGGCGTAGCCGGTGGCCATCGACCGCTTGAAGACGATGACGTCCTTGGCGTTCCAGACCTCCAGGACCGGCATCCCGGCGATCGGGCTGCTGGGGTCCTCCGCCGCGGCCGGGTTGACGGTGTCGTTGGCGCCGATGACGAGCACGACGTCCGTCTGCGGGAAGTCGTCGTTGATCTCGTCCATCTCGAGCACGACGTCGTAGGGCACCTTCGCCTCCGCGAGGAGGACGTTCATGTGCCCCGGCAGACGACCGGCGACCGGGTGGATGCCGAACCGGACGTCGACTCCCTTCGCCCGCAGCCGCTCCGTGAGGTCGGCGACCGGGTACTGCGCCTGGGCCACGGCCATCCCGTACCCGGGTGCGATGACGACCGACGAGGCGTCGCCGAGCATCTCGGCGACCGCTTCGGCGTTGGTCTCCCGGTGCTCGCCGTAGTCCTCGTCCCCGCTGGAGGCCGGCGCGTCGGCACCGAATCCACCGGCGATGACGGAGATGAACGAGCGGTTCATCGCCTTGCACATGATGTAGGACAGGAAGGCACCCGAGGAACCCACGAGCGCACCGGTGACGATGAGCAGGTCGTTGGAGAGCATGAAGCCGGCCGCGGCCGCCGCCCAGCCCGAGTAGCTGTTGAGCATCGAGATGACGACCGGCATGTCGCCGCCTCCGATGGAGGCGACCAGGTGCCAACCGAAGAGCAACGCGATGACGGTCATGATCGCCAGCGGCACCAGCGACGGCGAGACCACGAACCACGCACCGAGCGCGACCGAGACCAGCACGGCCAGCAGGTTGAGCCAGTGGCGCATCGGGAGCACCAGCGGCGCGGACTTCATCTTCGCGCTCAGCTTGAGGTAGGCCACGATCGAGCCGGTGAAGGTCAGGGCACCGATGAAGACACCGACGAAGACCTCTCCGTTGTGGATGCCGACCATGTCGATGGCCTCGAGGGCCCGGTGCGCCTCGACCGCCTCCGGCGAGTCACCGTGCGCACCGAGGAAGGAGTTGTAGCCGACCAGCACGGCGGCCAGGCCGACGAAGGAGTGCATCATCGC
The DNA window shown above is from Janibacter sp. A1S7 and carries:
- a CDS encoding nucleoside deaminase, translating into MDRALQLGTSAVADGDIPVGALVVDADGAIIGEGRNTRERDGDPTGHAEVVALRAAAEAKGEWRLTGCTLVVTLEPCPMCAGAVVASRVPRVVLGAWDPKMGACGSVWDIVRDRQSIHRAEVVGGVREEECAAVLLDFFARQRAAH
- the upp gene encoding uracil phosphoribosyltransferase, whose product is MRVTVPDHPLIAHKLTYLRKKDTDSPTFRRLAEELVTLLAYEATREVRCEPFDIETPVGPTTGLKLSTPKPLVVPILRAGLGMLEGMVRLLPTAEVGFLGMLRNEETLEAVTYANRLPDDLSGRQCYVIDPMLATGGTLAMSIRYLVERGADDITAVTLIAAPEGIDALERDLGELDVPIRLVTGAVDEKLDANGYIVPGLGDAGDRLYGIV
- a CDS encoding PH domain-containing protein, coding for MSARVDEGGVQRYLLPGETPAAEIRYHPIVLLKPALVVLAATVVALWLDLSVSIAHSGMLKYVWLLWIIACLWAAWQWIEWRHTQVVATDKRIVLFEGWINHKVSMMPLKKVTDMGYKRSLLGRVLGYGTFILESAGQDQALSQISFVPNPDDNYRAICAVVFGLTDPTRDDDDDPAWETSQQAGAGDDDDSWPQMRGHASIYRSRDLVQRDRDADTGELPPYDPYGS
- the pntB gene encoding Re/Si-specific NAD(P)(+) transhydrogenase subunit beta encodes the protein MLSTVVTAAYIVAALLFILSLAGLSKHESAKHGNWFGIAGMVIALAATIALVVKGVYDGPGAAVDSGKWGLGVLVITMALGGAIGVRIARRVEMTGMPELIAMMHSFVGLAAVLVGYNSFLGAHGDSPEAVEAHRALEAIDMVGIHNGEVFVGVFIGALTFTGSIVAYLKLSAKMKSAPLVLPMRHWLNLLAVLVSVALGAWFVVSPSLVPLAIMTVIALLFGWHLVASIGGGDMPVVISMLNSYSGWAAAAAGFMLSNDLLIVTGALVGSSGAFLSYIMCKAMNRSFISVIAGGFGADAPASSGDEDYGEHRETNAEAVAEMLGDASSVVIAPGYGMAVAQAQYPVADLTERLRAKGVDVRFGIHPVAGRLPGHMNVLLAEAKVPYDVVLEMDEINDDFPQTDVVLVIGANDTVNPAAAEDPSSPIAGMPVLEVWNAKDVIVFKRSMATGYAGVQNPLFFKENTQMLFGDAKERVGDILRSL